A single window of Paenibacillus sp. SYP-B4298 DNA harbors:
- a CDS encoding carbohydrate ABC transporter permease translates to MAHASSQAAQQPLAKKRRKQALYDTIAGYLFIGPMLILTTMLVIIPIVLSGVISFSDWNFIAGLERLRFIGFDNYVKLFQDESFHRSLMNNIIMIVTVPVTMFLALVLAVLIDKATYFKTLFKVIYFMPFISSFVAIALLWRVLYHPTNGPINNFLRAIGIDNPPMWLADPNYALLSVMIIMVWTSLGFSLVIYMAGLQGIPKDLYEAADVDGASLLRQFFSITIPMLTPTTFFLLITGVVGSFKVFDLIMVLTGGGPAGSTSVIVFYLYEVAFINLESGYASAMGIVLLLLILLLTLIQWVGQKKWVNY, encoded by the coding sequence ATGGCGCACGCTTCCTCGCAGGCAGCGCAACAGCCGCTTGCAAAAAAACGGCGCAAGCAAGCTCTATATGACACCATAGCCGGCTATCTATTTATCGGGCCGATGTTGATCCTGACAACGATGCTCGTCATTATTCCGATTGTGTTGTCCGGGGTCATCAGCTTTTCCGACTGGAATTTCATCGCGGGGCTTGAGAGACTACGGTTCATCGGCTTCGACAACTATGTGAAGCTGTTTCAGGACGAATCCTTCCATCGTTCGCTGATGAACAACATCATCATGATTGTCACCGTGCCGGTGACGATGTTTCTCGCACTCGTGCTGGCGGTGCTGATTGACAAGGCGACCTATTTCAAAACATTGTTCAAGGTCATTTACTTCATGCCATTCATCTCGAGCTTTGTCGCGATTGCCTTGCTGTGGCGGGTGCTCTACCATCCGACGAACGGTCCGATCAATAACTTCCTGCGCGCGATCGGTATCGACAATCCGCCAATGTGGCTGGCAGACCCCAATTATGCGCTCCTGTCGGTCATGATTATTATGGTGTGGACGTCGCTCGGGTTTAGTCTAGTTATCTATATGGCTGGCTTGCAGGGAATTCCCAAAGATCTGTATGAAGCGGCCGATGTCGATGGGGCGTCGCTGCTTCGACAATTTTTTAGCATTACAATTCCAATGCTGACGCCCACAACCTTTTTCTTGCTCATTACTGGTGTCGTCGGCTCGTTTAAGGTGTTCGATCTGATCATGGTGCTGACCGGCGGCGGACCGGCTGGATCGACCTCCGTTATCGTCTTCTATCTGTACGAGGTTGCATTTATTAATCTGGAATCTGGCTACGCTTCGGCTATGGGCATCGTCCTGCTGCTTCTCATCTTGCTGTTGACGCTGATTCAGTGGGTCGGGCAGAAGAAGTGGGTCAATTATTAA
- a CDS encoding carbohydrate ABC transporter permease produces MYAIRPSRVLVTLLMGAAGIVFILPFLWMISASFKPELDVMSYPIQWIPKRWNAVENYTQVWAGAVPFALYYWNSIKVTLMSTALSLIVSAMAAYGFSKIEFKGRDALFLLVLSTFMIPTQAILVPQFIMYRWMGLFDSHLGLVLLAASSVLGTFLLRQFFMGVHQEIIESARIDGAGHGMIFARIALPLVQPALATYMILRFIWTWNDYQNPLIFLRSESLFTLQLGIRRFADFSGEFYSLMMAGAVSAILPLLIIFIVGQKQVIEGVASGSVKG; encoded by the coding sequence ATGTATGCAATCAGGCCTAGCCGTGTTTTGGTCACATTATTGATGGGAGCGGCGGGCATAGTGTTTATCTTGCCCTTCCTATGGATGATATCTGCATCATTCAAGCCCGAGCTGGATGTCATGTCCTATCCGATTCAGTGGATACCCAAGCGCTGGAATGCGGTAGAGAACTATACGCAGGTATGGGCGGGGGCGGTTCCATTTGCGCTCTACTATTGGAACAGCATCAAGGTGACGCTGATGTCCACGGCGCTCTCTCTCATCGTATCAGCGATGGCCGCTTACGGATTCTCCAAGATCGAGTTCAAGGGTCGGGATGCACTATTTCTGCTGGTGCTCTCCACCTTTATGATTCCGACGCAAGCGATTCTCGTGCCGCAGTTTATCATGTATCGCTGGATGGGATTATTCGATAGCCATCTTGGACTTGTGCTGCTTGCAGCATCGAGTGTTCTTGGTACCTTTTTGCTTCGCCAGTTCTTCATGGGTGTGCATCAGGAGATCATCGAGTCGGCGCGGATCGACGGTGCAGGGCACGGGATGATCTTTGCACGAATCGCCTTGCCACTGGTGCAGCCGGCGCTGGCGACCTATATGATCCTACGTTTTATATGGACCTGGAACGATTACCAGAATCCGCTTATTTTCCTTCGTTCTGAATCGTTGTTCACCTTGCAGCTAGGCATTCGCAGGTTTGCAGATTTCAGCGGGGAATTTTACTCGCTGATGATGGCTGGCGCAGTATCTGCCATCTTGCCATTGTTGATCATCTTCATCGTAGGCCAGAAGCAAGTTATCGAAGGCGTGGCCTCAGGAAGTGTCAAAGGATAA
- a CDS encoding ABC transporter substrate-binding protein gives MIRINRRSLAASLIITTMLVAGCSSGNTDSKPSTGEQGSSNEQVTIKLHNWYAKKTDNWDVVIEAFEKKYPNIKVEFNSAEDNNSNEYYKKLDLAAASGDELDVIMFSNMTFLSQRVDLGMVEPLDDYLAKDNINLTEEYTADTRIDGKAYGLPGKSSQSFVIFNEEHLKESGLELPKDWTWDEFMDYAKALTKTEGGKTRYGTYFHSWPAFAYFIQNFGRAENANLTTDDGTTANIDNPYVRKTLELRLRGEAEGSATPYAEIVSQKLNYRPQYFNQDTSMLAMGSFLVPELGGTDTVPATFRTVFAPLPKLNAGDEIASNVGSDVLSVYSKSKHKDEAYTFIRWFSTEGIVLQGKAFPSWKNADLNQVVDAMVAGTKTPEMIDKESLLYVLNHTKANSAKVAVPYHAELEKIFMEEFDRMMLSGQALDTTVQNAQTCIQKVIDSKS, from the coding sequence ATGATCAGAATCAATCGCAGAAGCTTGGCCGCGTCGCTCATCATCACAACGATGCTGGTGGCTGGCTGCTCTTCCGGCAACACAGACAGTAAGCCGAGCACGGGTGAGCAAGGCTCGTCCAACGAACAGGTGACGATCAAGCTGCACAACTGGTACGCGAAGAAGACGGACAACTGGGATGTCGTCATCGAGGCATTTGAGAAGAAGTACCCGAATATTAAAGTGGAGTTCAACTCCGCAGAGGATAACAATTCGAACGAGTACTATAAGAAGCTCGATCTGGCAGCAGCCAGCGGGGATGAGCTCGATGTCATCATGTTCAGTAATATGACGTTCCTGTCGCAGCGCGTCGATCTGGGCATGGTTGAGCCGCTCGATGACTATCTGGCGAAGGATAATATCAACCTCACTGAGGAATATACTGCGGATACTCGCATTGACGGCAAGGCCTACGGACTGCCGGGCAAATCCTCTCAATCATTTGTCATCTTCAATGAGGAGCATCTGAAAGAGAGCGGTCTGGAGCTGCCGAAGGATTGGACGTGGGATGAATTCATGGATTATGCCAAGGCGCTTACCAAAACGGAAGGCGGCAAAACCCGCTATGGCACATATTTTCATAGCTGGCCTGCCTTCGCATACTTCATCCAGAACTTTGGCCGCGCAGAGAACGCGAACCTGACGACCGACGACGGTACAACCGCGAATATCGACAATCCCTATGTCCGCAAGACGCTTGAGCTGCGTCTGCGCGGCGAAGCCGAAGGCTCGGCAACGCCATACGCTGAAATAGTCAGTCAGAAGCTTAATTACCGTCCACAGTACTTCAACCAGGATACAAGCATGCTGGCGATGGGATCGTTCCTCGTACCGGAGCTGGGCGGCACCGATACCGTGCCTGCTACATTCCGCACCGTGTTTGCTCCGCTGCCGAAGCTTAACGCAGGGGATGAGATCGCATCGAACGTCGGCAGCGATGTACTGTCCGTGTATAGCAAGTCGAAGCATAAAGACGAAGCGTATACGTTCATCCGTTGGTTCTCGACCGAAGGGATCGTCTTGCAGGGCAAAGCGTTCCCATCCTGGAAGAACGCCGATCTGAACCAAGTCGTTGATGCGATGGTCGCCGGCACCAAAACACCGGAAATGATCGACAAGGAATCGCTGCTATATGTTCTGAACCATACGAAGGCGAACAGTGCCAAGGTTGCAGTGCCTTACCATGCAGAGCTGGAGAAGATCTTCATGGAAGAGTTCGATCGGATGATGCTCTCCGGTCAAGCTCTGGATACGACCGTGCAGAACGCACAGACCTGCATCCAAAAAGTAATTGATTCCAAATCCTAA
- the uidA gene encoding beta-glucuronidase — protein sequence MLYPILTESRTVIDLNGVWSFKLDSGVGLSNEWYLEKLTDTLPMAVPSSFNDAGVTSDIRNHVGWVWYEKEFTVPALLLPERIVLRFGSATHQAKVYVNGELAVEHTGGFTPFEAEINALLRPGSNRVTVAVNNILDETTLPVGKLVEREVEGLGKLTRNPPNFDFFNYAGLHRPVKIYTTPRTYVQDITLVPRLDGQAAHVAYSVDCVGEGDVTIAVIDESGRTVAVASGSEGMLTIPDAQRWEPLQAYLYTFRVELSDGATPVDVYELPLGIRSVEVRGGQFLINGKPFYFKGFGKHEDTAIHGRGLNEPANVMDFQLMKWMNANSFRTSHYPYSEEIMRLADREGFVVIDEVAAVGLHLNFIATLHGRATRKTWEEIQTADAHRTAIRELIARDKNHACVVMWSIANEPAADEEGADRYFEPLVELTKSLDPQHRPVTIVTMVGKGPSHCKVAPLIDVLCLNRYYGWYVEAGEWEVASLKLTAELEEWQRLFPDKPIAMTEYGADTIAGFHDVDPVMFTEEYQVRYLEANHRSFDRCRNFVGEHVWNFADFNTSQGVIRVQGNKKGIFTRDRKPKAAAHELRKRWADIPDFNYKS from the coding sequence ATGTTGTATCCGATCCTAACAGAATCCCGCACGGTCATTGATCTAAACGGGGTGTGGAGCTTCAAGCTTGACTCTGGCGTAGGTCTGTCTAACGAGTGGTATCTCGAGAAGCTGACCGATACGCTGCCGATGGCGGTGCCGTCTTCCTTCAACGACGCTGGCGTTACCTCTGACATCCGCAATCATGTCGGCTGGGTATGGTACGAAAAGGAATTTACGGTACCGGCTCTGCTGCTGCCCGAGCGGATCGTGCTGCGCTTCGGCTCGGCCACGCACCAGGCCAAGGTCTATGTTAACGGCGAACTGGCCGTCGAGCATACAGGCGGGTTTACGCCGTTCGAGGCGGAGATCAACGCGCTGCTGCGTCCGGGCAGCAACCGGGTGACAGTCGCAGTCAATAACATCCTGGATGAAACGACGCTTCCTGTCGGAAAGCTGGTCGAACGGGAAGTGGAGGGTCTGGGCAAGCTGACACGCAATCCGCCGAACTTCGACTTCTTCAACTATGCCGGTCTGCATCGTCCGGTTAAAATCTATACGACTCCACGCACCTATGTGCAGGACATTACGCTCGTTCCGAGATTGGATGGTCAGGCGGCGCATGTTGCCTATAGCGTCGACTGTGTCGGCGAAGGCGATGTGACGATTGCCGTCATTGATGAGAGCGGTCGCACCGTCGCCGTAGCGAGCGGCAGCGAGGGTATGCTGACCATCCCTGATGCCCAGCGCTGGGAGCCTCTACAAGCGTACTTGTACACCTTCCGGGTGGAGCTTAGTGACGGGGCGACGCCAGTGGACGTCTATGAGCTGCCGCTGGGCATCCGTTCGGTCGAGGTTCGCGGCGGTCAGTTCCTTATTAACGGCAAGCCGTTTTATTTCAAGGGCTTCGGCAAGCATGAGGATACAGCGATTCACGGCCGGGGCCTGAATGAGCCTGCCAATGTCATGGATTTTCAACTGATGAAATGGATGAACGCCAACTCCTTCCGCACCTCGCATTACCCGTATTCAGAGGAGATCATGCGACTGGCGGATCGGGAGGGCTTCGTCGTCATCGATGAGGTTGCTGCCGTCGGCTTACATCTGAATTTTATTGCGACCCTTCACGGCAGAGCTACTCGGAAGACCTGGGAGGAGATCCAGACAGCGGACGCCCACCGGACGGCCATCCGTGAGCTGATCGCGCGCGACAAAAATCATGCCTGTGTCGTCATGTGGTCGATCGCTAACGAGCCAGCGGCCGATGAGGAGGGGGCAGACCGTTACTTCGAGCCGCTCGTCGAGCTCACCAAGTCGCTGGACCCGCAGCATCGCCCGGTCACGATCGTCACCATGGTAGGCAAAGGCCCATCGCATTGCAAGGTGGCCCCGCTTATCGATGTGCTGTGTCTTAACCGATACTACGGCTGGTACGTGGAGGCCGGGGAGTGGGAGGTAGCCTCGCTCAAGCTGACGGCAGAGCTGGAGGAATGGCAGCGTCTGTTCCCGGATAAGCCGATAGCGATGACGGAATACGGAGCGGATACGATTGCTGGCTTCCATGATGTGGACCCGGTCATGTTCACCGAGGAGTATCAGGTGCGTTACCTCGAAGCGAACCATCGGAGCTTCGACCGATGCCGCAACTTTGTCGGCGAGCATGTCTGGAACTTCGCGGACTTCAACACGAGCCAGGGTGTCATCCGGGTACAAGGTAATAAGAAGGGCATCTTCACCCGCGATCGCAAGCCCAAGGCGGCTGCACATGAGCTGCGGAAGCGGTGGGCTGACATTCCTGACTTTAACTACAAATCATAG
- a CDS encoding methyl-accepting chemotaxis protein, with amino-acid sequence MGLLRVRLGHPGSDLLPDYNPDHIVLQIGDLYHDSSVLRHVPSISRDPRDISLYFASITASFHHNCMSNAAAARYNRTNESYGIRRTASSINDMKRGRVVLKSLHLRIMIVFSLLIVLSSSVMAYIIYASSMKLITQSIGEQARSIAQYAADQIDLERYRDITPKTGETPYYTELRQRFNELREANHLKYLYTMAARDNNGQREYYYIVDGMPVGAKGDDVSELGKVETEAIPLLEEAIADRQSKVGELTRDDTYGATVSAYVPIVDANGQLLGALGADFDATSVYDLLEKNRRTMLLVASAILVVSLAIIYLLSKMIVSPILRLTRSMNTIEQGDLTPVIHVKGKDEISRLSSAFRSMIQVLRSMIQSIHGSSRQLRQSATSMSASAETTHEASGKITRLLQEAAVNAEAQAKYSSETSRAISEVAGGVERVSHTLSFVAEASQEAAEVSQAGNGLVQQAVDKMEEIGRFSQMTTHDMNHLAARSEEVGEMVAVIRDISSQTNLLALNASIEAARAGEHGRGFTVVAEQVRKLAEQADQSAERIGSMLGSMVDDIQRAVSSVQAGSGRIGEGLSAVQAAGESFARIRHAVERVAAEIQDVSAVSEEISASTEEVVASAAEMEGLSRHNSDHFGGIAEAAEQQLGTVEQMKEAAVRLEEMSGELERLAGRFRI; translated from the coding sequence ATGGGGCTGTTGCGCGTTCGTCTTGGTCATCCAGGCTCGGATCTGTTGCCCGATTATAACCCGGATCATATCGTTCTCCAGATTGGCGATCTATACCATGATTCGAGTGTGCTGCGGCATGTCCCATCTATCAGCCGGGACCCTAGGGACATTTCACTATATTTCGCCTCCATTACTGCCAGCTTTCATCATAATTGTATGTCGAATGCTGCCGCGGCGCGTTATAATAGAACGAACGAATCATACGGCATCAGGCGGACAGCATCATCTATTAATGATATGAAGCGAGGGCGAGTGGTATTGAAAAGCTTACATTTGCGTATCATGATCGTGTTTTCCTTATTAATTGTACTATCCAGTTCTGTGATGGCTTACATCATCTATGCCTCCTCGATGAAGCTGATTACCCAGTCCATCGGAGAACAGGCGCGCAGCATCGCGCAATATGCTGCGGATCAGATTGATTTGGAGCGGTACCGCGACATTACTCCGAAGACGGGTGAAACACCATATTATACAGAGCTCAGACAACGTTTCAATGAGCTGCGGGAAGCGAATCATCTGAAATATCTGTATACGATGGCTGCCAGGGACAACAACGGCCAGCGCGAATACTATTATATTGTTGATGGGATGCCTGTCGGTGCCAAGGGCGACGATGTCTCGGAGCTGGGCAAGGTCGAGACAGAGGCGATCCCGCTGCTGGAGGAGGCCATTGCCGATCGGCAATCCAAGGTAGGGGAGCTGACCCGCGACGATACCTATGGAGCTACGGTGAGTGCGTATGTACCGATTGTCGATGCAAACGGGCAGTTGTTAGGCGCGCTAGGCGCGGACTTTGACGCGACCAGCGTCTATGATCTGCTGGAGAAGAATCGCCGCACGATGCTGCTTGTTGCAAGTGCGATCCTCGTCGTGTCACTGGCGATTATCTATCTGCTATCCAAAATGATCGTCTCTCCGATCCTGCGGCTGACACGCAGTATGAACACGATCGAGCAGGGCGATCTGACGCCTGTCATCCACGTCAAGGGTAAGGACGAGATCAGCAGGCTCAGCTCGGCCTTCCGCTCGATGATTCAGGTGCTGCGCTCCATGATTCAATCGATCCATGGCAGCTCCCGGCAACTACGGCAATCGGCAACCTCCATGTCCGCCAGTGCCGAGACGACGCATGAGGCGAGCGGGAAGATTACTCGACTGCTGCAGGAGGCTGCGGTCAATGCCGAGGCTCAGGCGAAATATAGCAGCGAGACATCACGAGCCATCAGCGAGGTAGCGGGCGGAGTCGAGCGGGTCAGCCACACTCTGTCCTTCGTCGCAGAAGCCTCTCAGGAGGCGGCAGAGGTCTCTCAAGCAGGCAATGGACTCGTGCAGCAGGCGGTGGATAAAATGGAGGAAATCGGACGCTTCTCGCAGATGACGACACATGACATGAATCATCTGGCGGCTCGGTCGGAGGAGGTAGGCGAGATGGTTGCTGTCATCCGTGACATATCGTCGCAGACCAATCTGCTTGCACTGAACGCGTCGATCGAGGCGGCGCGGGCCGGCGAGCACGGCCGGGGGTTTACGGTGGTGGCGGAGCAGGTTCGCAAGCTGGCGGAGCAGGCCGATCAATCGGCGGAGCGTATCGGCAGCATGCTTGGATCGATGGTGGACGACATCCAGCGGGCAGTGAGCAGTGTCCAGGCGGGAAGCGGCCGGATCGGGGAGGGGCTATCGGCCGTTCAAGCTGCCGGGGAGTCGTTCGCCCGCATACGGCACGCCGTGGAGCGTGTTGCCGCGGAGATTCAGGATGTGTCAGCGGTCTCGGAGGAAATCTCCGCCAGCACAGAGGAGGTTGTTGCCTCTGCTGCGGAGATGGAGGGGCTGTCGCGGCATAATTCAGATCATTTCGGCGGGATCGCCGAGGCGGCCGAGCAGCAGCTTGGCACGGTGGAGCAGATGAAGGAGGCGGCGGTCAGACTGGAGGAGATGTCAGGCGAGCTTGAACGGCTGGCAGGCCGCTTTCGCATCTGA